A single Suricata suricatta isolate VVHF042 chromosome 2, meerkat_22Aug2017_6uvM2_HiC, whole genome shotgun sequence DNA region contains:
- the TSPAN33 gene encoding tetraspanin-33 isoform X2 encodes MARRPGAPAAYGEEFTFVSPLVKYLLFFFNMLFWVISMVMVAVGVYARLMKHAAALACLAVDPAILLIVVGILMFLLTFCGCIGSLRENICLLQTFSLCLTIVFLLQLAAGILGFVFSDKARGKVSEIINNAIVHYRDDLDLQNLIDFGQKKFSCCGGNSYKDWSQNMYFNCSEDNPSRERCSVPYSCCLPTPNQAVINTMCGQGMQALDYLEAGKVIYTNGCIDKLVNWIHSNLFLLGGVALGLAIPQLVGILLSQILVNQIKDQIKLQLYNQQHRADPWY; translated from the exons ATGGCCCGGAGACCCGGGGCGCCGGCCGCCTATGGGGAGGAGTTCACCTTCGTCAGCCCGCTGGTGAAATACCTGCTCTTCTTCTTCAACATGCTCTTCTGG GTGATTTCCATGGTGATGGTGGCTGTGGGAGTCTACGCTCGGCTGATGAAGCATGCGG CAGCCTTGGCCTGCCTGGCTGTGGACCCTGCCATCTTGCTGATCGTGGTGGGCATTCTCATGTTCCTGCTCACCTTCTGTGGCTGCATCGGATCCCTCCGTGAGAACATCTGCCTCCTACAGACG TTCTCACTCTGCCTCACCATCGTGTTCCTGCTACAGCTGGCTGCGGGGATCCTGGGCTTCGTCTTCTCAGACAAG GCACGAGGGAAAGTGAGTGAGATCATCAATAATGCCATCGTGCACTACCGAGATGACTTGGACCTACAGAACCTCATTGATTTTGGCCAGAAGAAG TTCAGTTGCTGTGGAGGGAATTCCTATAAGGACTGGTCACAGAACATGTACTTCAACTGTTCAGAAGATAACCCCAGCCGCGAGCGCTGCTCTGTGCCTTACTCCTGCTGCTTGCCTACCCCCAACCAG GCAGTGATCAACACCATGTGTGGCCAAGGTATGCAGGCCCTTGACTACTTGGAAGCTGGTAAAGTCATCTATACCAATGGCTGTATTGACAAATTGGTCAACTGGATACACAGCAACCTCTTCCTTCTTGGTGGTGTAGCACTGGGCCTGGCCATCCCCCAG CTGGTGGGAATCCTGCTGTCCCAGATCCTTGTGAATCAGATCAAAGATCAGATCAAGCTACAGCTCTACAACCAGCAGCACCGAGCTGACCCATGGTACTGA
- the TSPAN33 gene encoding tetraspanin-33 isoform X1, with protein MARRPGAPAAYGEEFTFVSPLVKYLLFFFNMLFWVISMVMVAVGVYARLMKHAEAALACLAVDPAILLIVVGILMFLLTFCGCIGSLRENICLLQTFSLCLTIVFLLQLAAGILGFVFSDKARGKVSEIINNAIVHYRDDLDLQNLIDFGQKKFSCCGGNSYKDWSQNMYFNCSEDNPSRERCSVPYSCCLPTPNQAVINTMCGQGMQALDYLEAGKVIYTNGCIDKLVNWIHSNLFLLGGVALGLAIPQLVGILLSQILVNQIKDQIKLQLYNQQHRADPWY; from the exons ATGGCCCGGAGACCCGGGGCGCCGGCCGCCTATGGGGAGGAGTTCACCTTCGTCAGCCCGCTGGTGAAATACCTGCTCTTCTTCTTCAACATGCTCTTCTGG GTGATTTCCATGGTGATGGTGGCTGTGGGAGTCTACGCTCGGCTGATGAAGCATGCGG AAGCAGCCTTGGCCTGCCTGGCTGTGGACCCTGCCATCTTGCTGATCGTGGTGGGCATTCTCATGTTCCTGCTCACCTTCTGTGGCTGCATCGGATCCCTCCGTGAGAACATCTGCCTCCTACAGACG TTCTCACTCTGCCTCACCATCGTGTTCCTGCTACAGCTGGCTGCGGGGATCCTGGGCTTCGTCTTCTCAGACAAG GCACGAGGGAAAGTGAGTGAGATCATCAATAATGCCATCGTGCACTACCGAGATGACTTGGACCTACAGAACCTCATTGATTTTGGCCAGAAGAAG TTCAGTTGCTGTGGAGGGAATTCCTATAAGGACTGGTCACAGAACATGTACTTCAACTGTTCAGAAGATAACCCCAGCCGCGAGCGCTGCTCTGTGCCTTACTCCTGCTGCTTGCCTACCCCCAACCAG GCAGTGATCAACACCATGTGTGGCCAAGGTATGCAGGCCCTTGACTACTTGGAAGCTGGTAAAGTCATCTATACCAATGGCTGTATTGACAAATTGGTCAACTGGATACACAGCAACCTCTTCCTTCTTGGTGGTGTAGCACTGGGCCTGGCCATCCCCCAG CTGGTGGGAATCCTGCTGTCCCAGATCCTTGTGAATCAGATCAAAGATCAGATCAAGCTACAGCTCTACAACCAGCAGCACCGAGCTGACCCATGGTACTGA